The Anaerotignum faecicola region AGCCAACCATTCTGGAAACGCTGTGCTTTTCCATATATTCGGACATATCAATCCGCACCATGGCATTTTCGTCCCCGAAAAGCGCTTCCGCCAGTGCCTTGGAAAGCTCCGTCTTGCCGACACCCGTAGGGCCGAGGAACAGGAAGGAGCCGATGGGTCTGTTGGGGTCCTTCAAGCCGACACGCCCACGGCGGACAGCCTTTGCCAGTGCCTTCACTGCTTCATCCTGCCCGATGACTCTTTTATGCAGAACTTCCTCCAGATGGAGCAGACGCTGACTTTCCTCCTCCTGCATGCTCTGCACGGGGATTCCCGTCCAACGGGAAACGATTTCTGCGACATTATCTGCCGTCACCACAATTTCGCCGCTGTCATGCGTGGATTCCCATGCGCGCTTTGCCGCCTTCAGACTGGTACGCAGACCATCCTGCAGCTTTTTGATTTCCGCCGCCTGTTCAAATTCCTCTGTCTTAATGGCAGTCTCCTTTTCCTGCTCCAGCTCTGCAATTCTTGCCTCCAGCTCCTTGATGGAGGTGGGCGCAGTATACGCAGAAAGACGCAGACAGGAGGCTGCTTCGTCAATCAGGTCGATTGCCTTATCCGGCAGGAATCGCTCCGTTACATAGCGTGCGGAAAGCTTAACCGCCGCCGCGATTGCTTCATCCGAAATGCGTACCCTATGGTGCATTTCATAGGGGTCCTTCAGTGCTGTCAGCATTTGCACGGCAACCGCTTCTGTCGGCTCCTCCACGCGCACAGGCTGAAACCGCCGCTCAAAGGCGGCATCCTTTTCAATATGCTTGCGGTATTCCTCAAGAGTGGTTGCGCCAATCAGCTGAATTTCCCCTCTTGCCAGAGCAGGCTTGAGAATATTCGAGGCATCAATCGCGCCCTCTGCCGCACCTGCCCCGATGACGGTATGGATTTCATCAATGAAAAGAATGATATTGCCTGCCGCCTTTACATCCTCCAGTGCCTTTTTCATGCGTTCCTCAAATTCCCCACGATATTTCGAGCCTGCGACCATAGCAGACAAATCCAGAGAAAGAATCCGCTTATGCCGCAGGGTATCGGGCACATTGCCATCACTGATTTTCTGCGCCAGGCCCTCCACAATCGCCGTTTTCCCGACACCGGGGTCACCCATCAGGCAGGGGTTATTCTTCGTTCTGCGGCTCAGAATCCGAATGATACGCTCAATCTCCTGCTCTCTGCCGACAATCGGGTCGAATTTTCCCTGCTTTGCCAGTGCCGTCATATCTCGGCTGAATTTATCCAGTGTTTCCGTCTCGGAAATTTCCTCCTTCGGGCGTTCGTGCATCCCCTGCACACCGGCAGGCTGCGCCTCGCTTTCGCCCAGAAGCAGCATGATATCCTCATACAGTGTTTGAATATCTACGCCCAAATCCTCCAAAAGCGTGATAGCAAGCGTATCCGGTTCACGCAGAAGTGCCAGCAGAATATGCTCTGTCCCGACATAATTTGCCCCCAGACGCACCGCCTCCTGCTTGCTGCGCTCCACCACACGCTTTGCACGCGGTGTCATATCCAAGGGGAGATAAAATTTCTGCTTTTCCCCCTGCATTTCGCAAATACGCTCCATCACCTGATGGTAGGTCACATTCTGCCCCTCCAACGCCTTTGCGGCAACGCTCTGCTGCACCAATGTCAGCCCAAGCAGGATATGCTCTGTGCCGATATATTCATTGCCCAGCTTTGCTGCGGCCTCCTTTGCCCTTTGCAGCACATCAAAGGCCTTTTTTGTATATTTCTCCTGCATCCTATTCACCTTCCTTGGTTTGGTTTGTTAGCCATCAATGATTGTGATTGCTAATTTATTCCGGAAAGAAAAGAACCGATACAGGTTCTTCTCCGTAGGTTTCTTCTGATATTCCCATATTATATACCAACTTACTGGAAATTGCAAAGGATACTTCTTACAATTCCGTTAATTCTTCCGAAAAAAGTGAAAACGGCTCCCCTTCGGGCTTGGCG contains the following coding sequences:
- a CDS encoding ATP-dependent Clp protease ATP-binding subunit — its product is MQEKYTKKAFDVLQRAKEAAAKLGNEYIGTEHILLGLTLVQQSVAAKALEGQNVTYHQVMERICEMQGEKQKFYLPLDMTPRAKRVVERSKQEAVRLGANYVGTEHILLALLREPDTLAITLLEDLGVDIQTLYEDIMLLLGESEAQPAGVQGMHERPKEEISETETLDKFSRDMTALAKQGKFDPIVGREQEIERIIRILSRRTKNNPCLMGDPGVGKTAIVEGLAQKISDGNVPDTLRHKRILSLDLSAMVAGSKYRGEFEERMKKALEDVKAAGNIILFIDEIHTVIGAGAAEGAIDASNILKPALARGEIQLIGATTLEEYRKHIEKDAAFERRFQPVRVEEPTEAVAVQMLTALKDPYEMHHRVRISDEAIAAAVKLSARYVTERFLPDKAIDLIDEAASCLRLSAYTAPTSIKELEARIAELEQEKETAIKTEEFEQAAEIKKLQDGLRTSLKAAKRAWESTHDSGEIVVTADNVAEIVSRWTGIPVQSMQEEESQRLLHLEEVLHKRVIGQDEAVKALAKAVRRGRVGLKDPNRPIGSFLFLGPTGVGKTELSKALAEALFGDENAMVRIDMSEYMEKHSVSRMVGSPPGYVGYEEGGQLSEKVRRNPYSVVLFDEIEKASPEVFNILLQVLDDGHITDGQGRKVDFKNTVIIMTSNAGARSIAAPKRLGFTSVETPEQSYEMMKKGVMDEIKNIFKPEFLNRIDDIIVFHPLEKEEITRIVRLLTDVMAKRVKENMNITVSFTKKAIEKIAEEGYDKAYGARPLRRAIQSKIEDAFAEEYLLGNIKAGDKVSVGLKTNGFSFRVVK